GATGTAGGCGTCACTAGCGCCTGACATCGCAACAGTCTCCTCGTCGAGGTAGCAGGCGCCTTCGGCAGTGATGGCGCCGATCGCGAGCTCGGGCTCGCCGGGCGCGCCGAGCTTCCGGGCGACGATCACGCCGAGCTCGGCACCGAGGGCGCGCGCTACCTCGGCCGCGACAGGAACGCCGCCCCGCGGAATGCCGAGGACGACGGGGCGTTCGAGGCGCATCGGCTTGATAAGCTCGGCGAGCCGCCGCCCCGCGTCGGTACGGTCGCGGAAGATCATCGAGTACCCCCTGAAGACCGCCCCGCCGGGGATGCCGCAGAGGCGGTTATACCGGCGGAGAGGGCTGCGCCGGCTCGCGGGCGAAGTCCAGGACTCTCGGGGACGCCACCTTCAGGTAGTCCTGCAGGGGCATCATCACCGCCTGGGTGTGCAGGCCGGCTTCGAACACGACCTCTTTGGCGTCGAGCAAGCCAGAGTCCACGTACACTGGCAGGCGCCAGGGGCCGCCGAACGGCGGCTGTGCGCCGACGTCGCAGTCCGGGAAGAGCTCGGCCATTTCCTTTTCGGTCGCGAGGCGGACGTCGCGAGCGCCAAGCGCGTCGCGGACGGCGGCGATTGAGACCACATGAGGCGCTGGGAGCACGAGCATG
Above is a window of Dehalococcoidia bacterium DNA encoding:
- a CDS encoding YbaK/EbsC family protein, with protein sequence MNPCLEKLRDLFDRHGAHYELVAHPTAYTAQEAAQAAHVPGHEFCKSVVVYIDGKPGMLVLPAPHVVSIAAVRDALGARDVRLATEKEMAELFPDCDVGAQPPFGGPWRLPVYVDSGLLDAKEVVFEAGLHTQAVMMPLQDYLKVASPRVLDFAREPAQPSPPV